The sequence below is a genomic window from Candidatus Tanganyikabacteria bacterium.
GGCGAGGGCCCGCGCCGCGCGGTCGGCCACGTCGCGCGCGCCGTCCCACTGGCAAACGAGCACGTGGATGGCTCCGTCGGCCGCCGGGGCATCCGCGGGCGCCTGGCGGAGGCTCACGGCCGGCACCGCGAAGCGGGCGGCGGGCACGTCCCGCCCGGGCCATGCCGGGTCGAACGCGATCCCGCCATGCGCCCGGATCAGCGCCGGATCGACGTTGGCGGCCAGCGACGCGTCTCGCCCCGGGATCAGGCCTTCGGCGACGCGCCGGATCAGGGCGGGTACGGCCGCCGCCTCGCGAGCCTCCTGGACTAGTGCACTCCCGAGGCCCAGGACGGCCTGCCGATCTCCCGCGCCCCACCAGGCAAACGTGGGCTTGCCCCGCGCCGCGGCCGCCAGGCGCCACAGCGACGGGACCTCGAGCGAGAAGGGCAGCGACACGAGCAAGCGCGCCTTTCGCGCCCGCGCCGTCAGCACGCCGGCACGGATGGCGTCGCCCCACTCCCGATCGACCGGGGAACGCCTCGCCGTGGGCACTGCGACCGCTGACATCTCGCTTTCCTGCTACCTCCGGCCACGGATCGTACCACAAGTTTCAAGATTTCTTGAAATATATGATAGTTTTGACCACATGATCGTGCTCGACGCGGCCGGCTTCCGGCAAGGGGTGCGGGACAGGCTCTCGCGGTCCGAAAGCGCGGGGGCGGGCGAGGCGCGCCGCGACCTGCCCGGCGCCGTCGCGCACCTGCGGTCGGGCGGGAAGGCCGTGCGGGCGGCATGCGCCCGCATGGTCGCCGGGGTCTTCGGCGCGGTCCCGACCGCCGACCTGGCCGCGTTCTCCGAGGCCGTCGAACTCCTCCACCTCGGCACGCTGATCCACGACGACATCCTCGACGAGGCCAAGCTGCGCCGCGGCCGGCCGGCGGTGCACGTCGCCTACTCCACGAAGGTGGCCGTGCTGGCCGGCGACGTGGCGGTCAGCCGCGCGGGCGCCATTATCGCCGCCCTGGAGCGGCCGCGCCTGTCGGGCAAGTTCGCACGCGTGCTCGAGGAACTTTGCGAGGGCGAGTTGCTCCAGGACGATCACCGCTGGCGGGAGGATCTGACCCTGGCGGCCTACCTGGACCGCGTCGCCCGCAAGACGGGCGGCCTCTTCGAACTCGCCTGCGAGGGCGCCGCCGCGCTCGCGGGCGGCGCGGCCGGCCAGGTGGACCAGGCGGCCCGGTTCGGGCGCGAACTCGGGGTGCTCTTCCAGGTGGTGGACGATCTCCTCGACGGGGCCGCGCCGGCCGACCTCGGCAAGCCGGGAGGCCAGGATCTGGCCGGCGGCCTGCTCACCTTGGTGCCGGTCCTGGCGCTGGGGGATCCCGCCGCCGGACCGCCATTGCGGCGCTTCCTGCGCGACCGGCCCGGGTCCGTGCCGCCCGATCTGGCGGCGGCCCTGGGCGCGCCGCTCCTGGTGGCGCGGGCCGGCGCCGCGCTGGCCGACCTCTGCGACCTGGCGCGCGGCGCCCTGGCAGAATTGCGCGACCCTTCCGGCAGCGATCCGGCCGACATGCGCGACCACCCGGGCAGCGACCCGGCCGATCGGCGCGACCACCCGGCCAGCGATCCGGCCGATCGGCGCGCCGACCCGGGCAACGACCCGACCGACCTGCACGCCCACCCGGCCAGCGATCCGACCGACCTGCATGACCACCCGGCCAGCGACCCGGCCGATCGGCGCGCCCACCCGGGCGACGACCCGGCAACGCCGCCCGGCGCGAGCGGGCAGGGCCTCGCCGACCTGATCGACACCCTGCACGCCAGGGGCCGGGGCGCCCTCGCCACGCTGCTCGCGCCCGGCGGTACACTCGTGCCATGAGCGCCACCGTGGACCGCGAGGAGGTCCGCAGGCTGTTCGACGCGATCGCCACACGTTACGACCGCCTCAACGACCTCATGACCATGGGCCGGCATCGCGCCTGGAAGCGCGAGGTCGTGAGCCGCTCCGGCGCCGTCCCCGGCAGCCGGGTCCTTGACCTGTGCACGGGCACCGGAGACCTGGCGCTCGGCCTGGCCGCGGCCGTCGGTCCGGACGGCAAGGTCACCGCCGTGGACGGCTCGGAGGAGATGCTTGCCCTGGCGCGGCGGCGGCCCGGCGCCGCGCGGGTATCGTGGCTCCGCGCCGACGCCCTCGCCCTGCCCTTCGCGCCGGCGGCGTTCGACGGCGTCACCGTCGGCTTCGGCCTGCGCAACCTGTGGGCGCTCGACGCGGGCCTGGCCGAGATCCGGCGCGTGCTGCGGCCGGGCGGCCGGGCGGTGTCGCTGGATCTCTCGAAGCCGCGGGCCGGGCTGCTGGCGCGCCTGGCGCGGGCCTACGAAGCCCACGTCGTACCGGGAATGGCGATCCTGGCGGGCGCGCCCGCCGCGCCCTACCGCTACCTGGCCGCCAGCAACGAGGCCTTTCCCGACCGGCCCGGCCTGATGGCGCACTTCGAGCGCGCGGGCTTCGCGCAGGTGGGCGGGCTGGACCTGGGCCTGGGAGCGGTGGCGATCGTCTGGGGAACGGCGGGGTAGCCGGTACCGGCCTACCTCTTGCGGCGCCGCTCCAGCAGCTTCGCGACGCCCATCCCGAGCCGCACTTGCCGCAGGCGCCGCACGTCAAGCGTGCCCACCTGCAGCAGGCCCTCAATCAACTCGCCGCCCAGTTCGCCCAGAGACAGCAACTCGTCG
It includes:
- a CDS encoding polyprenyl synthetase family protein, whose product is MIVLDAAGFRQGVRDRLSRSESAGAGEARRDLPGAVAHLRSGGKAVRAACARMVAGVFGAVPTADLAAFSEAVELLHLGTLIHDDILDEAKLRRGRPAVHVAYSTKVAVLAGDVAVSRAGAIIAALERPRLSGKFARVLEELCEGELLQDDHRWREDLTLAAYLDRVARKTGGLFELACEGAAALAGGAAGQVDQAARFGRELGVLFQVVDDLLDGAAPADLGKPGGQDLAGGLLTLVPVLALGDPAAGPPLRRFLRDRPGSVPPDLAAALGAPLLVARAGAALADLCDLARGALAELRDPSGSDPADMRDHPGSDPADRRDHPASDPADRRADPGNDPTDLHAHPASDPTDLHDHPASDPADRRAHPGDDPATPPGASGQGLADLIDTLHARGRGALATLLAPGGTLVP
- a CDS encoding ubiquinone/menaquinone biosynthesis methyltransferase, coding for MSATVDREEVRRLFDAIATRYDRLNDLMTMGRHRAWKREVVSRSGAVPGSRVLDLCTGTGDLALGLAAAVGPDGKVTAVDGSEEMLALARRRPGAARVSWLRADALALPFAPAAFDGVTVGFGLRNLWALDAGLAEIRRVLRPGGRAVSLDLSKPRAGLLARLARAYEAHVVPGMAILAGAPAAPYRYLAASNEAFPDRPGLMAHFERAGFAQVGGLDLGLGAVAIVWGTAG